A genomic window from Nicotiana sylvestris chromosome 11, ASM39365v2, whole genome shotgun sequence includes:
- the LOC138880788 gene encoding uncharacterized protein, producing the protein MGIMRFGKKGKLSRRFIGPFEVLNRVGEVAYELALPPSLSGVHPVFHVSMLRKYHVDLSHVLNFGTIQLDESLGYDEEPVAIVDRQDRQLRSKRISAVKVQWRGQPVDEATWESEEDIQSRYPHLFSSPGSEADSSGYRPDVRQQ; encoded by the exons atgGGCatcatgaggttcgggaagaagggcaagttgagccgaaggtttattggtccctttgaggtgttgaATCGAGTTGGAGAGGTTgcctatgagcttgccttacctcccagtttatcgggagttcatccagttttccatgtatcgatgcttcggaagtatcatgtcGATTTATCACATGTATTGAACTTCGGTACcattcagctagatgagagttTAGGCTATGATGAagagccagttgccattgttgacaGACAGGATCgacagttgagatccaagaggatttctgcggtaaaggtccagtggaggggccaaccggtTGATGAGGCAAcatgggagtccgaggaggacatacagagcagatatccacacttattcagcagTCCAG GGTCTGAGGCTGATTCATCTGGATATCGACCGGATGTGCGCCA ACAGTAG